CAGCAGGCCTTCGAGGCACAAGTGCAGGCACGCCCGCAGGCCATCGCCCTGGAGGCCGAGGGCCAGGCGCTCAGCTATGCCGAGCTCAATGCCCGCGCCAACCGCGTGGCGCACCGCCTGATTGCCCTGGGGGTTCGCCCGGATGACCGCGTGGCGCTGCTCGCCGAGCGCAGCCCGGCGATGATCGTCGGCGTGCTGGGCATCCTCAAGGCCGGTGGCGCCTATGTGCCGCTGGATCCCAACTACCCCGGCGAGCGCCTGCAGCACATGCTCGACGACAGCGCACCGAAGGTATTGCTGACCCAGGCGGCACTGGCCCAGCGCCTGCCAACACAAGCGCTTGCTCAACTGACCCTGGAAAGCTGTGACCAGGGCGACAGCCATGACCCGCAGGTCGAAGGGCTGACCAGCCGCCACCTGGCCTACGTCATCTACACCTCCGGCTCCACCGGCAAGCCCAAGGGCGTGATGATCGAACATCGTTCGCTGTGCAACCAGATCGCCGCGCTGCAGGAACGCTATGGCCTGAACCCACAGGACCGCGTGCTGCAATTCGCCAGCCTGGCCTTCGACATGTCGGTGGAAGAGATCTTCGGTGCGCTGTTCAGCGGCGCCACCCTGGTGTTGCGCAGCGATGCCTGGATCGCCGGCAGCGCGGCGTTCGCCAGCCTGTGCGAACAGCATGCGATCAGCGTGGCCAACCTGCCCACGGTGTTCTGGCAGCAACTGGCCCGCGATAGCCACGTGCCCATGCCGAGCTGCCTCCGCCAACTGATGATCGGCGGCGAGGCGGTGAGCAAACAGGCCGTGGCGCAGTGGTTCCAGCGCAGCGGCCATCGCCCGCAATTGTTCAATGCCTATGGCCCGACCGAAGCCACGGTGAATGCCTCGGTGCGCCTGATCCGCAGCGCCCGCGACGATTTCCGCAGCATCGGCGAGCCGCTGCGCAACACCCAGCTGCATGTGCTGGATGCCGCCGGGCAACTGGCGCCGCTGGGTGCGGTCGGGGAAATCCATATCGGTGGCGTGGGCGTGGCCCGCGGTTATCTGAACCGTGCTGAACTCAGCGCCGAACGTTTCATCTCGGATCCGTTCAGCACCGCTGCCGATGCACGCCTGTACAAGACCGGCGACCAGGGCCGCTGGTGCGCCGACGGCACCCTGCACTACCTGGGGCGCAATGACGACCAGGTGAAGATCCGCGGCTTCCGAGTCGAGCTGGGCGAAATCGAGAGCGTGCTCGCCAGCTACCCCGGCGTGCGCGAAGCGGTGGTCGTGGCCAGGCCGGCGGAAACCGGCGGCCAGCGCCTGATTGCCTACCTGTGCGGTGAGCCGGTGGCCGTCGAGCAACTGCGTGAACACCTGCTGGCGTCGCTGCCCGAATACATGCTGCCCAGCGCCTGGGTGCGCCTGGAAACCCTACCGTTGACCCCCAACGGCAAGCTGGATCGCAAGGCCCTGCCCGCCCCCGGCCAGGACGCCTTTGCCAACCGCGCCTACGAGGCGCCGCGCGGCGCCCTCGAGCAACGCCTGGCCCAGCTGTGGCAGGACCTGCTGGGCGTCGAGCAGGTCGGCCGCCACGACCGTTTCTTCGAGTTGGGCGGCCACTCGCTGCTGGCGGTGAGCCTGATCGACCGGCTGCGCGAACAGGGCCTGCACACCAGCGTGCGCACCGTGTTCAGCACCCCGACCCTGTGGGAAATGGCGCAGAGCATCAACCGCGCACCGCAAACCGCCTTCAGCGCCCCGGCCAACGGCATTGCCGCCGGTTGCACCGAGCTGACCCCTGACATGCTGCCGCTGGTGCAGATCAGCCAGGAACACCTGGACAGGCTGCTGGCCGACGTGCCCGGTGGCACCGCCAACGTGCAGGACATCTACCCGCTGGCACCCTTGCAGCAAGGCATGCTGTTCCACCATCTGCTGGGGCACCAGGGTGATGCCTACCTGGTGCGCTCGATGATCGAATTCGACAGCCGCGCGCATCTGCAGGCCTTCACTGACGCGCTGCAAGAGGTCATCGACCGCCACGATGTGCTGCGTACCGCAGTGCACTGGGCCGGCCAGGCCCAGCCGCTGCAAGTCGTGCAGCGTCAGGCCAGCCTGCCGGTCACCCCCTTGGCCGACCTGGGTGGTCTGAGCGCTCGCCAGGCCCTGGAACAGGCCAGCGACCCACGCAGCCTGCGCCTGAACCTCAACCAGGCGCCGCTGATGCACGCCTGGAGCGCCGAAGAAGCCGACAGCGGGCGTTGCTGGCTGGCACTGCTTGACCACCACCTGATCAGCGACCACGTTTCGCTGACCATCGTCCTGGAAGAAGTCCAGGCGCTGATGCAGGGCCAGGCCAGCGCCCTGCCGGCGCCGGTGCCGTACCGTGAGTTCATCGCCCACCTGCAAAACCTGCCGGCTGACAGCCACACCGAGTATTTCCAGCGCCGCCTGGCCGATATCGACACACCCACCGCGCCATTCGGCCAGCTCGACGTACAGGGCGATGCGGCCAGCGTGCACGAAGCGCACCGGCGCCTGCCGAACGCGCTGGCCGAGCGCCTGCGCAACTGCGCGCGCCAGGCCCAGGTGACTCCGGCGGTACTCTTCCATGTCGCCTGGGCCCAGGTACTGGCGCGCTGCACCGGGCAGTCGGACGTGGTGTTCGGCACCGTGCTGGCCGGCCGCTCGCAGGGTTCGCTGGGGGCCGGTCGTGCCCTGGGCGTGTTCATCAACACCCTGCCGGTGCGGGTGGCCTTGCAAGGCCGCAGCAGCCAGGCGCTGCTCGCAGACACCGCCGCCGACCTGGCCGAACTGCTGCGCCATGAACAGGCGCCGTTGACCCAGGCACAGCGCTGCAGTGCGGTCGCCGCCCCGCTGCCGCTGTTCACCACCCTGCTCAACTATCGCCACCAGACCGAAGGTGGTTCGCTGGCCAACGATGGCGCGGTTCTGACCTGGGACGGCGTGCAGGTACACAGCAACGAAGCACGCACCAACTATCCGATCGAAGTCGCGGTGGGTGACGAGGGGCTGGGCTTCTCCATCAGTGCCCAGGCCGTGGCGGGCATCGACCCGGCGCGGGTCGCCCAGTACCTGGAGCAGGCCGTGTCTTCCCTGGTCGACGCCCTGCAGCACGACCCGGTACGCCCGGCCCAGACCCTGGAGGTGCTGCCCGACGCCGAGCGCGAGCAACTGCTGCACGGCTTCAACCACAGCGCCGAGGATTTCGGCGCTGTGCGCCCGCTGCATGTGCAGTTCGAGCAACAGGCCGGGCAACAGCCCGACGCCACGGCGCTGGTTCATGAGCAGCAACAGCTCAGCTACCAGCAGCTCAACCGCCGCGCCAATCACCTGGCTCGTCAACTGCTGGCCCTCGGTGTGCAGCCCGACGACCGCGTGGCGCTGTGCGCCGAGCGCAGCCTGGAGATGATCGTCGGCGTGCTCGCCGTGCTCAAGGCCGGTGCCGCCTATGTACCCCTGGACCCGGCCAACCCCGCCGAGCGCATGGCCTTCCTGCTCGCCGACAGCCAGCCGTGCGCCGTGCTGGCCCAGGCCGCCCTGACGCTGCCGCCAGTCAGCGTGCCGCGCCTGGCGCTGGACAGCGCCGAATCCCTGGCCGCTGCCGATGACTCCGGCTACGACAGCAACCCGCACGTGCCGAGCCTCACCCCTGAACACCTGGCTTACGTGATCTACACCTCCGGTTCCACCGGCCAGGCCAAGGGCGTGATGGTCGAGCACCGCTCGCTGTTCAACTTCAGCCAGGTGCTGGCGCGCACCACCCACAGCCATTGCAGCGCGCAAGCGCGGGTAGCCCTGAACGCCGGCTTCTACTTCGACATGTCGCTCAAGGGCATCTGCCAACTCGGCGCCGGCCACTGCCTGGTGATCGTGCCGCAGCACCTGCGTGCCAGTGGCCAGGAACTGCTGGACTTCCTCGAAGCCGAGCAGATCCAGGCGTTCGACTCCACCCCTTCGCAACTCGACGGCCTGCTCGCCGCCGGGCTGCTGGAGCGTGAACGCTACAAGCCGCGCAGCGTGCTGCTGGGTGGCGAGCCGATCAACGCCGCGACCTGGGCACGCCTGCGCGCCTGCCCGAGCATCCACTTCTACAACATGTACGGGCCGACCGAAGGCACCGTGGACGCCAGCCAGGGCCGGGTCGCCGACCTCGGCGAACAACCCAGCATCGGTCGCCCGCTGGCCAATGTGCAGCTCTACGTGCTCGACGCCCTGGGCCAGCCGGCACCGATCGGCGTGGCCGGCGAACTGCACATCGGCGGTGCCGGTGTGGCACGCGGTTACCTCAACCGCCCGGAACTGACCGCCGAGCGCTTTATCGATACGCCACAGGGCCGCCTGTACAAGACCGGCGACCTGGGCCGCTGGCGCGCCGACGGCACCCTGGAGTACCTGGGCCGCAACGACTTCCAGGTGAAGATCCGCGGCTTCCGTATCGAGCTGGGCGAGATCGAAAGCGCCCTGCTGGCCTGCGACGGCGTGCGCGAAGCGGCGGTGATCGCCCGCAATGACAGCCATGGCGACGACGCCGGCACCCGCCTGGTGGCCTACCTGTGCGGTACGCCGCCGGACGCTGCGCAATTGCGCGCAGCACTGCTCGAACGCCTGCCGGAGTATATGGTGCCCAGCGCCTATGTGGTGCTGGAGCAGTTGCCACTGACCGCCAACGGCAAGCTCGACCGCCGCGCCCTGCCTGCCCCTGGCGCCGACGCCCTGGCCAGCCAGGCCTACGAGGCACCGCAAGGCGAGACCGAACAGGCCATCGCGCAGATCTGGCAAGCCCTGCTGGGGGGCGAACGAGTCGGCCGTGACGACGGCTTCCTGGCCCTGGGTGGCCATTCGCTGCTCACCGTGCAATTGCAGGCCCGCCTGCTGCAGGAGCTGGGCGTGCAGCTCGACCTGCAGACCCTGTTCGCCCAGCATTCGCTGCGTGAGCTGGCCGCCTACGTGGAGCAGGCCAAACCGACCGAACTCCAGGCCATCGAGCCGGTTTCTCGGCATAAACCCGTGCCGCTGTCGCTGGCGCAGCAGCGCCTGTGGTTCCTCGACCAGCTCGACCCGGCAGCCAGCCAGGCCTACCACATGCCTGCCGCCCTGCACCTGCGTGGCGAGTTGAACGTGGACGCGCTCAAACAAGCCCTGGACCGCATCGTCGCCCGCCACGAAAGCCTGCGCGCCCGCTTCCCGCAGGCCGGCAGCGTGCAGTTCGCCCCAGCCGACTGCGGCTTCAGCCTGGTCGAGCACGACCTGCGCGGCCAGCCGGCAGAGGCCGTCGAGCAGCAGCGGGCCGAGGAAGCGCGCACGCCGTTCGACCTCAGCAATGGTCCACTGGTACGTGGCCGCCTGCTGCGCACCGCCGATGACCAACACCTGCTGCTGGTCACCCAGCACCACATCGTCTCCGACGGCTGGTCGGTAGCGGTGATGATCGGCGAGTTCAATCGCCTGTATGCCGCGTTCTGCCGGGGCCAGCCGGATCCACTGCCGCCGCTGGCGCTGCAATATGCCGACTACGCCGCCTGGCAACAGCAGCAGTTGCAGGGTGAGCGCCTGCAACGCCAACTGGCGTTCTGGCAGCAGCACCTGAGCGGAGCCCCGGCGCTGCTGGAACTGCCCGCCGACCGCCCACGCCCCGCTGAACAGAGCTACCGTGGCGCCGCCCTGCCCCTGCAATTACCCGCAGAACTCAGCGAGCGCCTGCGCCAGTTCAGCCAGCAACAGGGCCTGACCCCCTTCATGACCCTGCTGGGTGCCTGGTCGATCCTCCTCTCGCGCCTGAGCAACCAGGCGCAAGTGGTGGTCGGCACTCCCGTCGCCAACCGCACCCGCCAGGAAACCGAGGCGCTGATCGGCTTCTTCGTCAACACCCTGGCCCTGCGCCTGGATCTGTCCGCGCACAGCCGCGTCGACGAGCTGTTGGCGCATATCAAGGCCACCACCCTGCAGGCCTACGAGCACCAGGCGGTGCCGTTCGAGCAAGTGGTCGAAGCCCTGCAACCGGAGCGCAGCCTGGGCCACAGCCCGCTGTTCCAGGCCATGCTGGTGCTGGGCAATACGCCGCAGGATCAGGCCATCGCCCTGCCGGGCGTCGAGCTGACAGCGTTGACGCCCGAGGCCAGCACCACCCAGTTCGACCTGACCCTGGCGCTGAACGACGACGGCCAGACCTTCAGCGGCCAGTTCGAGTACGCCACCGACCTGTTCGACGAAAGCACCATCGCCCGCTGGCGCGAGCACCTGTTGTGCCTGCTTGACGCGATGCTGGCAGGCGCCGAGCAGCCCGTGACGGCGCTGCCGCTGCTGACGCCGGCACAAGCTGCGCAGCAGCAAAAGGCCTTCAGCGGCCCGCAGGTGGCCCTGGACGAGCGCGCCGAACGCCTGCCGCAGCGGGTGTTCCAGGCCCAGGCGGCACGCACCCCCGACGCCCTGGCGGTGGCCAGCGCCAGCGAACGCTGGAGCTATGCGCAACTCAATGCCCACGCCAACCAGGTCGCCCACTGGCTGATTGACCAGGGCGTGGGCGCGGATGACACCGTGGGTCTGTGCGCCAGCCGCAGCCCGCAGATGGTCGCGGGCCTGCTGGGCATTCTCAAGGCCGGCGCCGCCTACGTGCCACTGGATGCCAACTACCCCGCCGAGCGGCTGGCCTACATGCTTGCCGACAGCGCCCCCCGCGCGCTGGTCTGCGACGCCGGCCTGAGCCTGCCGGGCGCCGACGGTCTGCCGACCCTGGTGCTCGGCAGCGCCGACCAGCAACGGGCCGCCAGCCAGGATCCGCAGGCGCCTGCGCCGAGCTTCGAGCAACTGGCCTACGTGATCTACACCTCCGGCTCCACCGGCAAGCCCAAGGGCGTGATGGTCGAGCACCGTGGCCTACGCAACCTGCTCGACTGGTACCTGCAGGAGCTGGCCCTGGACGCCAGCGACGCGGTGCTGCTGGCCTCTTCCTACAACTTCGACCTGACCCAGAAGAACATCCTCGCGCCACTGATGGTCGGTGCCGCCCTGCATCTGGCCGCAGAGCCGTTCGACCCGAGGGCCATCGTGGCGCACATCCATAGCGCCGGTATCAGCCACCTGAACCTTTCGCCCAGCGCCTTCCGTGCGCTGGTCGAAGCCGACCCCGAGCAACGCATGGCCGGCCTCAGGCGCGTGGTGCTGGGCGGTGAGCCGATCCAGTTGAGCGTGCTGGAAAAGCTCGCCCAGCCGCGGCCACAGTTCATCAACAGCTATGGCCCCACCGAGTGCAGCGATGTGGTGGCCTGGCATCGCCTCGACGACGATCTGGAACACTACCGTGAGCAGCCCATCCCGATTGGCCTGCCGATCCGCAACCTGCAACTGCATGTACTCGACGCGCACGGCCAGGTGCTGCCGATTGGTGTGGCGGGAGAAATCCACATTGGCGGTGCCGGTGTGGCGCGCGGTTACCTCAACCGCCCCGACCTGACCGCCGAGCGTTTCATCGATACGCCACAGGGTCGCTTGTACAAGACCGGTGACCTGGGCCGCTGGGCGGCCGATGGCACCCTGCACTACCTCGGCCGCAACGATGAACAACTGAAGATTCGCGGCCTGCGCGTCGAGCCGGGCGAGATCGAAGCGGCACTCGCCAGCCTGCCCGGCGTGCGTGAAGCCGCGCTGGTGGCCCGCGACAGCGCCCAGGGCAAACAGTTGGTGGCGTACCTCTGTGGTGAGCCGGGCGAGCCTGCGCAACTGCGCGAAGCGCTGGCCAGCCAGTTGCCGGCGCACATGCTGCCGGCCGCCTTCGTGACCCTGCCAGCCCTGCCGCTGACGCCCAATGGCAAGCTCGACCGCCGCGCGCTGCCCGAGCCCGACGCCAAGGCCTGGGCCAGCAGTGCCTACGAGGCCCCGCAAGGGCCGCTGGAACAGGCGCTGGCCGGCCACTGGCAGGCCCTGCTGGGCGTGCCGCAGGTGGGTCGCCACGACAACTTCTTCGCCCTCGGCGGGCATTCGATGATGGCCGTGAGCCTGATCGAGCGGCTGCGCGGGCAAGGCCTGAACGTCGACGTACGCACGCTGTTCAGCGCCCCGACCCTCAAAGCCCTGGCCCAGGCGCTGAGCGACAGCCATGGCCAGCACTTCCGTGCCCCGGCCAACGCCATCCCGGCCGGCTGCACCGCCCTCACCCCGCACATGCTGCCGCTGGTGGATCTCAGCCAGGCGCAGCTCGACCAGTTGAGCACGGCGGTAGCGGGTGGCGCGGCGAACATCCAAGACATCTACCCGCTGGCGCCGCTGCAGCAAGGCATCCTGTTCCACCACATGCTCGGCCAGCAGGGCGATGCCTACCTGGTGCGTTCGCTGCTGGAATTCGATGACCGCGCCGCACTGGACGCCTTCCTGGCGGCCCTGCAGCAGGTCATCGACCGCCATGACATCCTGCGCACCGGCGTGCACTGGGAAGGTCTGCCGCAGGCCGTGCAGGTGGTTCAGCGTCAGGCCAGGTTGCCGGTGCAGTTGCTGGAACTGCAGGCCGAAGGCGATGCACTGGAACAACTCAAGGCGCACACCGAGCCGGCGCGCACTCGCCTGGATCTGCGCCAGGGCCCGCTGATGCGCGCCTGCATCGCCCAGCAGCCGGGCAGCGAGCGCTGGCTGCTGGCCTTGCTCAACCACCACATGGCCAGTGACCACGTCACCCTGGAAACCGTGCTGGAAGAGATCCACACCTTGCTGCACCGGGCCGATGCGCCGCTGCCGCCCGCGCAGCCGTTCCGTGACTTCATCGCCCAGGCCCTGGCCACCCCGGCCGAAATCCATGAAGCCTATTTCACCGCGCGCCTGAGCGATATCGACACGCCGACGGCGCCGTTCGACGAGTTCGACGTGCAGGGCGATGGCAGCCTGCTGGAAGAGGCCGAGCTGGTGCTGAACGACGCGCTGAACCAGCGCCTGCGCAGCCAGGCCCAGGCGCTGGGCGTGACCCCGGCGGCGCTGTTCCACGTGGCCTGGGCGCAGGTTCTGGCACGTTGCACCGGCCTCGACGACGTGGTGTTCGGCACCGTGGTCAGCGGCCGCCTGCAAGGTTCGGCGGGCGCCGAGCATGCCCTGGGGGTCTTCATCAACACCTTGCCGGTGCGCGTGTCGGTGGCCGGCCAGGCTGCCCGAGCACAAGTACTGGCGACGCATCAGGATCTGATCGAACTGCTGGCCCACGAACAGGCGCCGTTGGCCCTGGCGCAGCGTTGCAGTGGCGTGGCCAGTGGCGTGCCGCTGTTCACCAGCCTGCTCAACTACCGCCATCAGCGTGATGATCGCCAACTGCAATGGCCTGGCCTGCGCATCCTCGGCAGTGCCGAGCGCAGCAACTACCCGCTGGCGCTGTCGGTCAACGACCATGGTCACGCCCTGAGCCTGACCGTGCAGTGCCTGCCGGCCATGTCGGCAGCGCGCGTCGGGCAGATGATGCTGCAGGCTCTGCAGACCCTCAGCCAGGCCCTGGCCAGCCAGCCTGAACAGCCACTGGGCGAGCTCGATGTGCTGCCGGCCGAGATTCGTGAACAGGCACTGTCCTGCAGCAACGTCGAGCCGCTGGCTTTCCCCGGCGACCCGTGCATCCAGCACCTGTTCAAAGCGCAGGTGCGCCAGACGCCACAGGCCATTGCCGTGCAGGCGGGCACGCACTGCCTGAGCTACCTGCAGCTCGACGCTCAGGCCGACCAGCTAGCCCGTCAGTTGATCGCCGAGGGCGTGCTGCCCGGTGAACTGGTGGCGCTGTGCGTGGCACGTGACACGATGATGATCGTCGGCCTGCTGGGCATTCTCAAGGCAGGGGCGGCCTATGTCCCGCTGGATCCGGCCTACCCTTCGACACGCCTGACCGCCATCGTCGAAGACGCGCGACCACGCCATGTGCTGGCCGATGCCGCAGGCCGCGAAGCCCTGGGCAGCCTGCCCGCTGGCAGCCGCTACCTGATGCTCGAACAGGCCCTGGCCAGCGCCCCGAAAAAGGGGCCGGCCGCGCCTGAGAACGGCGCGCTGAATTCCGCCAGCCTGGCTTACGTGATCTACACCTCGGGCTCCACCGGTACACCGAAGGGCGTGATGATCGAGCACCGCCAACTGGTGGCCTCCACCCGGGCGCGCCTGCAGGTCTATGGCACCTCGGCCGAGCGGCGCTTCCTGCTGCTCTCTTCGGTGGCCTTCGACAGCTCGGTGGCCGGTATCTTCGGCAGCCTGTGCAGCGGCGCCACCCTGTGCATCGCCTCGGCCGAGCAGGCCCGTGACCCGCTGGCCCTGGCCGAGCTGATCGAGGCCCAGTCGATCACCACCCTGCTGTGCGTTCCGTCACTGGCGCGGCCGTTGCTGGCCAGCCTGTCGCCTGCCTGCAGCCTGCGCGAAATGATCGTCGCCGGCGAGGCCTGCCCGGCCGACCTGGCCCAGGCCTGTGCGGCACGGGAACCGGCCCTGACGCTGTACAACGAATACGGCCCTACCGAAGCCACCGTGTGGGCCAGCGTGCACCGCTGCGGCGCCGATGAACAGGGCACG
The genomic region above belongs to Pseudomonas sp. GOM7 and contains:
- a CDS encoding non-ribosomal peptide synthetase, which translates into the protein MTDTPRTHDTTFHPLASVQQGIWLDQIAHPGLPYYNIGMSLEIRGKIDVVLFEKALEMVANRHDTLRLSFSQEGGLGRQCVLPEVKVKLKVVDFSEADDDAGVAMAYLREAFRQPFASLTGQLWEAQLVRCGPNRHYWLARYHHLVTDGIGVALLGHAVGTAYNALLAGSEEVPDGHSYLDFVADDQAYLQSSRYERDRQFWQDTFAELPPALLQRRADYRASTQAGQLAPSEQVQCMLPRALYNALGQFAGEHKLSLAHVLISVVAIYFSRTEGVDDLVIGMPVHNRTTAKAKATSGMFSSVSPIRLAVQPEASLLELMQAANAQLRRCYRHQRFPIADLNRLLGLARLGRRQLFDVSLSFESLDGDDQFGGTASRVITMDNGYEQTPMAIFVRDYHPFDDVHLDFNFNTAYFSSEQARHFQQRIVAMLEAVLEHAETPVARFPLMSAAEQRRVLEDFNPAPQPYPEHLLVHGLFEAQVVQQPQACALRGDSGPLLSYDALNRQANRLAHRLIELGAGPDARVAVCLERGPQLVVALLATLKAGAAYVPIDPSLPAQRQAYMLDDSAPMALLSTQALADGLPASSAPLLLIDTLDLTSQPDSNPSVAGLTPQHLAYVLYTSGSTGLPKGVMNEHAGVVNRLLWARDYHGVEASDRILQKTPFGFDVSVWEFFLPLLAGAELVLVRPGGHQQPEYLAELLNQAGVTMLHFVPSMLEVFLKQPGALHFPALRRVLCSGEALPRALQQRFESRLAGVELHNLYGPTEAAIDVTAWQCRADDAGDSVPIGRPINNIQMFVLDALHQPLPIGVAGELHIGGIGVARGYFNRPELTAERFIHTPLGRLYKTGDLGRWRADGTLEYLGRNDFQVKIRGFRIELGEIESALLACDGVREAVVIARNDTGDSDATRLVAYLCGTPPDAAQLRTALLDRLPEYMVPSAFVVLEQLPLNSNGKLDRRALPAPGADALASQAYSAPEGETEQAIAQIWQALLGVEQVGRDDGFLALGGHSLLTVQLQARLLQELGVQLDLQTLFAQRSLRELAECVAQQEAKTSACDSQAIAPISREQPVPLSLAQQRLWFLDQLDPAASLAYHMPAALHLRGELNVAALKQALDRIVARHESLRARFPQAGSVQFAPADCGFSLVEHDLRGQPAEAVEQQRAEEARTPFDLSNGPLVRGRLLRTADDEHLLLVTQHHIVSDGWSVAVMIGEFNRLYAAFCQGQPDPLPPLALQYADYAAWQQQQLQGERLQRQLAFWQQHLSGAPALLELPADRPRPAEQSYRGAALAVQLPSELSQRLRQFSQQQGLTPFMTLLGAWSILLSRLSNQAQVVVGTPVANRTRQETEALIGFFVNTLALRLDLSAHNRIDELLAHIKATTLQAYEHQAVPFEQVVEALQPERSLGHSPLFQAMLVLGNTPQDQAIALPGVELTALTPEASTTQFDLTLALNDDGQTFSGQFEYATDLFDESTIARWREHLLCLLDAMLARAEQPLATLPLLSDAQRRQLLNHLNPPAIAFDESQCAQQAFEAQVQARPQAIALEAEGQALSYAELNARANRVAHRLIALGVRPDDRVALLAERSPAMIVGVLGILKAGGAYVPLDPNYPGERLQHMLDDSAPKVLLTQAALAQRLPTQALAQLTLESCDQGDSHDPQVEGLTSRHLAYVIYTSGSTGKPKGVMIEHRSLCNQIAALQERYGLNPQDRVLQFASLAFDMSVEEIFGALFSGATLVLRSDAWIAGSAAFASLCEQHAISVANLPTVFWQQLARDSHVPMPSCLRQLMIGGEAVSKQAVAQWFQRSGHRPQLFNAYGPTEATVNASVRLIRSARDDFRSIGEPLRNTQLHVLDAAGQLAPLGAVGEIHIGGVGVARGYLNRAELSAERFISDPFSTAADARLYKTGDQGRWCADGTLHYLGRNDDQVKIRGFRVELGEIESVLASYPGVREAVVVARPAETGGQRLIAYLCGEPVAVEQLREHLLASLPEYMLPSAWVRLETLPLTPNGKLDRKALPAPGQDAFANRAYEAPRGALEQRLAQLWQDLLGVEQVGRHDRFFELGGHSLLAVSLIDRLREQGLHTSVRTVFSTPTLWEMAQSINRAPQTAFSAPANGIAAGCTELTPDMLPLVQISQEHLDRLLADVPGGTANVQDIYPLAPLQQGMLFHHLLGHQGDAYLVRSMIEFDSRAHLQAFTDALQEVIDRHDVLRTAVHWAGQAQPLQVVQRQASLPVTPLADLGGLSARQALEQASDPRSLRLNLNQAPLMHAWSAEEADSGRCWLALLDHHLISDHVSLTIVLEEVQALMQGQASALPAPVPYREFIAHLQNLPADSHTEYFQRRLADIDTPTAPFGQLDVQGDAASVHEAHRRLPNALAERLRNCARQAQVTPAVLFHVAWAQVLARCTGQSDVVFGTVLAGRSQGSLGAGRALGVFINTLPVRVALQGRSSQALLADTAADLAELLRHEQAPLTQAQRCSAVAAPLPLFTTLLNYRHQTEGGSLANDGAVLTWDGVQVHSNEARTNYPIEVAVGDEGLGFSISAQAVAGIDPARVAQYLEQAVSSLVDALQHDPVRPAQTLEVLPDAEREQLLHGFNHSAEDFGAVRPLHVQFEQQAGQQPDATALVHEQQQLSYQQLNRRANHLARQLLALGVQPDDRVALCAERSLEMIVGVLAVLKAGAAYVPLDPANPAERMAFLLADSQPCAVLAQAALTLPPVSVPRLALDSAESLAAADDSGYDSNPHVPSLTPEHLAYVIYTSGSTGQAKGVMVEHRSLFNFSQVLARTTHSHCSAQARVALNAGFYFDMSLKGICQLGAGHCLVIVPQHLRASGQELLDFLEAEQIQAFDSTPSQLDGLLAAGLLERERYKPRSVLLGGEPINAATWARLRACPSIHFYNMYGPTEGTVDASQGRVADLGEQPSIGRPLANVQLYVLDALGQPAPIGVAGELHIGGAGVARGYLNRPELTAERFIDTPQGRLYKTGDLGRWRADGTLEYLGRNDFQVKIRGFRIELGEIESALLACDGVREAAVIARNDSHGDDAGTRLVAYLCGTPPDAAQLRAALLERLPEYMVPSAYVVLEQLPLTANGKLDRRALPAPGADALASQAYEAPQGETEQAIAQIWQALLGGERVGRDDGFLALGGHSLLTVQLQARLLQELGVQLDLQTLFAQHSLRELAAYVEQAKPTELQAIEPVSRHKPVPLSLAQQRLWFLDQLDPAASQAYHMPAALHLRGELNVDALKQALDRIVARHESLRARFPQAGSVQFAPADCGFSLVEHDLRGQPAEAVEQQRAEEARTPFDLSNGPLVRGRLLRTADDQHLLLVTQHHIVSDGWSVAVMIGEFNRLYAAFCRGQPDPLPPLALQYADYAAWQQQQLQGERLQRQLAFWQQHLSGAPALLELPADRPRPAEQSYRGAALPLQLPAELSERLRQFSQQQGLTPFMTLLGAWSILLSRLSNQAQVVVGTPVANRTRQETEALIGFFVNTLALRLDLSAHSRVDELLAHIKATTLQAYEHQAVPFEQVVEALQPERSLGHSPLFQAMLVLGNTPQDQAIALPGVELTALTPEASTTQFDLTLALNDDGQTFSGQFEYATDLFDESTIARWREHLLCLLDAMLAGAEQPVTALPLLTPAQAAQQQKAFSGPQVALDERAERLPQRVFQAQAARTPDALAVASASERWSYAQLNAHANQVAHWLIDQGVGADDTVGLCASRSPQMVAGLLGILKAGAAYVPLDANYPAERLAYMLADSAPRALVCDAGLSLPGADGLPTLVLGSADQQRAASQDPQAPAPSFEQLAYVIYTSGSTGKPKGVMVEHRGLRNLLDWYLQELALDASDAVLLASSYNFDLTQKNILAPLMVGAALHLAAEPFDPRAIVAHIHSAGISHLNLSPSAFRALVEADPEQRMAGLRRVVLGGEPIQLSVLEKLAQPRPQFINSYGPTECSDVVAWHRLDDDLEHYREQPIPIGLPIRNLQLHVLDAHGQVLPIGVAGEIHIGGAGVARGYLNRPDLTAERFIDTPQGRLYKTGDLGRWAADGTLHYLGRNDEQLKIRGLRVEPGEIEAALASLPGVREAALVARDSAQGKQLVAYLCGEPGEPAQLREALASQLPAHMLPAAFVTLPALPLTPNGKLDRRALPEPDAKAWASSAYEAPQGPLEQALAGHWQALLGVPQVGRHDNFFALGGHSMMAVSLIERLRGQGLNVDVRTLFSAPTLKALAQALSDSHGQHFRAPANAIPAGCTALTPHMLPLVDLSQAQLDQLSTAVAGGAANIQDIYPLAPLQQGILFHHMLGQQGDAYLVRSLLEFDDRAALDAFLAALQQVIDRHDILRTGVHWEGLPQAVQVVQRQARLPVQLLELQAEGDALEQLKAHTEPARTRLDLRQGPLMRACIAQQPGSERWLLALLNHHMASDHVTLETVLEEIHTLLHRADAPLPPAQPFRDFIAQALATPAEIHEAYFTARLSDIDTPTAPFDEFDVQGDGSLLEEAELVLNDALNQRLRSQAQALGVTPAALFHVAWAQVLARCTGLDDVVFGTVVSGRLQGSAGAEHALGVFINTLPVRVSVAGQAARAQVLATHQDLIELLAHEQAPLALAQRCSGVASGVPLFTSLLNYRHQRDDRQLQWPGLRILGSAERSNYPLALSVNDHGHALSLTVQCLPAMSAARVGQMMLQALQTLSQALASQPEQPLGELDVLPAEIREQALSCSNVEPLAFPGDPCIQHLFKAQVRQTPQAIAVQAGTHCLSYLQLDAQADQLARQLIAEGVLPGELVALCVARDTMMIVGLLGILKAGAAYVPLDPAYPSTRLTAIVEDARPRHVLADAAGREALGSLPAGSRYLMLEQALASAPKKGPAAPENGALNSASLAYVIYTSGSTGTPKGVMIEHRQLVASTRARLQVYGTSAERRFLLLSSVAFDSSVAGIFGSLCSGATLCIASAEQARDPLALAELIEAQSITTLLCVPSLARPLLASLSPACSLREMIVAGEACPADLAQACAAREPALTLYNEYGPTEATVWASVHRCGADEQGTVPIGRGIPNARLYVLDPQGRPVPQGVAGELYVGGAGVARGYLDQPELSAERFLDDPFSEDAQARMYRTGDRVRQRADGALEFLGRLDQQIKLRGLRIEPGEIEARMLSVAGVREALVIAREDTPGVPRLVAYLSITGELPDAPATLREYLGEHLPAYMVPAAFVVLERLPLSPNGKVDRNALPAPRSDDFSSRVFEAAQGETETELARIWAELLGLERVGRHDHFFELGGHSLLAVQVTLQARQTFGVEVPLREVFEHPTLAALADLINTLQLAQFSAEQLLELEGQMAALSESELLALVSKDA